A stretch of DNA from Natrinema salaciae:
TCGAGCAGTTGATAGTCCTCGTACTGGTCCTGCGCGAGGACCGACTCCACCTCGTCGCGGGCGTCCTGTTCGAAGGTCCCCGACTCGTAGGAGGCGTAGGTAATCCCGCCGAGAAACACCGCGAAGACGAGGACGATGAGCGCGAGTCCGGCGATCCGCTTTCGAACCCGCTCTTCGGTCTCGCCCAGCGAGAACAGGTTCTCCGGTCGATAGCCGGCGTACCAGAGCGTCAACAGGCCGGCGAGATTCACCGAGAGGAGGTTGACGAGGACCAGCACCGTCGCGCCGATCGCCGACGTCGGTTGGCCCCACGCGAGGGCAATTCCCGCGACGCCGGCGGGGGGAATCAACGCCGCCGCGATCATCACGCCGACGAGCGCGACGGACGTTCCCGTCGCGATGCTCACGACCCCCGCGATACCCGCGCCGAGGGCGATCGCGAGCGACAGCAAGTCCGGTGCGAGGCGCTCCGAGATCTCGCCGACGTTCGAGAGGACGAGGTCGGGCGGGACGATGTTCAGCGATCGGACCAGTACCGCGAAGATCGCCGCCGCCCCGATCGCGACCACGACGCCGAGGATCTGGTACGTGACGCTCTCGACGAACAGCTCCTCGTCGTCGATCACCGTGCCGACGCTGGCCCCGAGCGCCGGCCCGATCAGCGGCGCGATGACCATCGAGCCGACGACGACAGCCGGCGAATCCAGCAGCAATCCCGCGGTCGCGACGACGGCGCTGATGACCGTCATGATCACGTAGACGGGGAAGCTCGGCGTCAGGTCGTCCGCTTCCGCTTGCAGCTCCTGGCGCGAGATCCGGTCCGACCCCACGTCACCGTCTTCGTACTCGTCGCGCAGCGCCTGAAACTGTCGGGAGACGACCGTCTCGGCGTCGACGACCACCGTGTAGGCGTCTTCGTCGATCCCCGCGTCCTGGATCTCGTCGAGCACCGGTTCGACGGCCGCGTCCGGCAGCGGGAAGTAGACGACAGCCGTGTACTTCCGACTGCTCGTCTCGTCGGTCACGACGTAGTCGATCCGGCGCTCGTCGAGAATCTCGAGGATCGTCTCCCGCTTACCCGTCGGAACCGTCAACTGTACGAGCCGCACGTGTCGACAGAGATTCCCCGGGGTCATAATTCCGCGGCATTCGGTCCTCCGTCGCAGGTCGAATTCGGCCCTGTCGGGCGATCGTCTCTCGCGCCACCTTTTTTTGTTTCGCGGAGAAAGCGACCAGTATGAAGCGACGAATCGCCCCGCTGTTAGGCGTCGTCATGCTGGGACTCGTGGGCGTATATCTCGCGGCCTTCGGTCGGCAGGCTCTCACCGGTCCGCTCGCCGGCGCGTTGCTCGTCGGCTTCGTCCTTTCGGCGGTCCTCCAGCTCGCCGGCGGGCTCGTCGACTCGGTCGCGATCGGCGGCCGAACCGTCCCGTGGAACGTCCTCGTCGGCATCGGGGAGGTGGCCCTCGCAGTCGTCGTCACGCTCTCGGCGGTCCGACCCGCAGTCGTCACCGGCGACGAGGGATCGTGGTTCTTCGCCGCTGCGATGCTCGCCGGCGGCACCTCGCTGGCCTGGTTCGGCGTCCAGACCGCCCGCGACAGCCGCCACGTCGACCTCGAGGCATCGCCGTCGAACCGGCGACTCGTGGGTATCGCCCTCCTCGTGGCAGTTTCGTGCGGGATCGGACTGTTCGTCGCGACGAACGTGTAGGCCGTGATTCTCCGGCCGAACGCGACGACCCGACTCGAGTGACGCCCGGAGCGTGGCCGGCGGCAGGGACAACGCGTATAAAAGCGGGAGTGCCGTATGGTCGCGTATGTTCGATACGCGCCCCGACCGTGGGGCCGAAGTCGCCCTCGTCG
This window harbors:
- a CDS encoding TIGR00341 family protein, with protein sequence MRLVQLTVPTGKRETILEILDERRIDYVVTDETSSRKYTAVVYFPLPDAAVEPVLDEIQDAGIDEDAYTVVVDAETVVSRQFQALRDEYEDGDVGSDRISRQELQAEADDLTPSFPVYVIMTVISAVVATAGLLLDSPAVVVGSMVIAPLIGPALGASVGTVIDDEELFVESVTYQILGVVVAIGAAAIFAVLVRSLNIVPPDLVLSNVGEISERLAPDLLSLAIALGAGIAGVVSIATGTSVALVGVMIAAALIPPAGVAGIALAWGQPTSAIGATVLVLVNLLSVNLAGLLTLWYAGYRPENLFSLGETEERVRKRIAGLALIVLVFAVFLGGITYASYESGTFEQDARDEVESVLAQDQYEDYQLLEFRVVMDDDYPFRNPERVIVTIGGPPGESAPELADILNDRISRHADRPVTVEIRYIEVVER